Proteins from a genomic interval of Caldicellulosiruptor diazotrophicus:
- a CDS encoding carbohydrate ABC transporter permease: MGRKEKLFGYLFLLPAVLIFVFVAVIPLIQVFVFSLFDIQLNNPTKSEVSLSYKIDVENYANTIFTVSSIIDGINIESLNDSQKKTIARIKSLLPMMEKSIFNTKARIDRLNKVNHLLNNFQPVDSKLKYLPVAAKEINQYNAYVDKIINLTNSLPNTQEMNDLKQAILAFDQVIVKPNFVGLQNYCYYLKDSRLLSAVKNTLLFTVVTVFFELMFGLMLAVVMHKVASLKNVFKSIVLMPWAIPTVISALMWKFMYDGQVGILAKFFADIGLIKSPADLLSSTTNAMIAAMTADIWKTTPYIAILLVAGLQTIPESLYEAAKVDGANAVYQFFRITLPMLKPTILVALLFRTLDAFRVFDLIYVLTGGGPANSTETVSIYTYKTLFNQLDFGSGSTLAVLIFIMVTIISFIYIKILGAEVFSHQKR; this comes from the coding sequence CCTGCGGTTTTGATATTTGTTTTTGTTGCGGTGATTCCGCTGATACAGGTGTTTGTGTTCAGCTTATTTGACATTCAGCTCAATAATCCTACAAAAAGTGAGGTTTCACTTTCATATAAAATAGATGTAGAAAACTATGCTAATACTATTTTTACAGTTTCTTCAATAATAGATGGAATCAATATTGAATCTTTAAATGATAGTCAAAAAAAGACAATTGCCAGAATAAAATCTCTATTGCCTATGATGGAGAAAAGTATTTTTAACACAAAGGCAAGAATTGACAGGCTCAACAAGGTCAATCACCTTTTAAATAACTTTCAGCCGGTAGATAGCAAGCTAAAATATCTACCAGTGGCTGCTAAAGAGATAAATCAATATAATGCATATGTAGATAAAATCATAAACCTTACAAACTCTTTGCCAAACACGCAAGAGATGAATGATTTAAAACAGGCAATTTTAGCGTTTGACCAGGTGATAGTTAAACCAAACTTTGTTGGTCTTCAGAACTATTGCTACTATCTAAAAGATTCAAGGCTTTTGTCAGCCGTAAAAAATACACTTTTGTTCACAGTTGTAACAGTGTTTTTTGAACTTATGTTTGGTCTAATGCTTGCAGTTGTTATGCACAAAGTAGCAAGCCTGAAAAATGTTTTCAAAAGCATTGTTCTTATGCCCTGGGCTATTCCAACAGTTATATCAGCTTTGATGTGGAAGTTTATGTATGATGGTCAGGTTGGTATCTTGGCAAAGTTTTTTGCAGACATTGGACTTATCAAAAGCCCGGCAGACCTTTTATCAAGCACTACAAACGCAATGATAGCTGCAATGACAGCCGATATCTGGAAAACAACGCCCTATATTGCAATTTTGCTTGTTGCAGGACTTCAGACAATTCCGGAGTCACTTTATGAAGCTGCAAAAGTGGATGGAGCAAATGCGGTGTATCAATTTTTCAGGATTACACTACCGATGTTAAAACCAACTATACTTGTGGCCCTGCTTTTTAGAACCTTGGATGCATTTAGAGTATTTGACCTGATTTATGTTTTGACTGGTGGCGGGCCTGCAAACTCAACAGAGACAGTTTCTATCTACACTTATAAAACTTTGTTTAACCAGCTTGACTTTGGTAGTGGTTCAACCTTAGCTGTGCTGATTTTCATAATGGTAACCATTATAAGCTTTATCTATATAAAAATCCTTGGCGCTGAGGTATTCTCACATCAAAAGAGGTGA